A region of Necator americanus strain Aroian chromosome I, whole genome shotgun sequence DNA encodes the following proteins:
- a CDS encoding hypothetical protein (NECATOR_CHRI.G669.T1) has translation MVKYDNEVLNNLLSQVGQGGMADLMHAPLCTQVYLQKPTTSSNSSRCLGIKGSALPWPDSPLHDSLLFNPPEEKPLQSKGISATNLLTHQKMPEICLSASTTNGDDEQSNQQRKQQCLLCGRSSHDVEIVQTLETREHNVILLSCLIMGSAIQLHRASRVYQEILCIRKSLCKHHYAQAIGFLREEVRSLSENFPEEGIEQLPYNVLTALLRRIQSCGTELDKSVILRVDELVQFFNYCLPSYKEQNSEFGPVTSDSNDCKSALQSSISPVHHSFLPNVVKYENRSQKDNFLLSKHTNKVTTQEMHHTCAVCARRRPETELRNTSFSNDQNIILLSCLVMGRTVEMAVARKIYDSIKHKSKYMCTKHYIDAARFICSEIQRASGSFPKDGFRHVRGDIRFNFLWRVQQCGDLIDKTIELKEECLIRFYSKCDARYQITQEWNEQEVSHNRMPYAQQLTHEPPAEHDHEKTELSLSVSERSCKRIANFSDFDYNQQKRSKGPSTIHFKDSNGCSDQKLSPVGSICDLDFCPQTRDEFTNECEAEPSRMSSSSYSCSRNFGQSPSPDKFLQDEWDGSSPTEPVDIPSISSRFLGFKEKTDRLLQANTLSLVDLGQAIAQHECGAEYQEFVTARLRDARLSISVAKALQIAATQVPPCSHSATRALLNLVTQQSDVIVGLTSVVDSIMLNVKDLRCELARGGNSIVKSTEKKLPEVTHLHYENLTRQWNIPQIEPFKATNLNALMDGWRRSNRARDDDHVSHCVDFYRLYLVNACEPKQLIQNYACRQSGRCAKSEHLQDLPEQIARVLIECCVDGLRLGASELLMTADEIKKSPTKYWRELGPTDAVRSKVLSDRKKARAEWGALCRSALGRALADVRQYVFKNFKLVPRPKRKTVDLPSSSG, from the exons ATGGTGAAATATGATAACGAAGTCTTGAATAACCTTCTTTCACAAGTTGGACAAGGTGGAATGGCTGATCTGATGCAT GCACCTTTGTGTACTCAAGTTTACTTACAAAAACCAACTACATCAAGCAATTCCTCTCGTTGCTTAGGCATCAAAGGAAGTG CTCTTCCATGGCCAGACTCTCCGCTTCATGATTCACTTCTTTTCAATCCGCCGGAGGAGAAACCTCTTCAATCTAAGGGAATTTCTGCCACAAATCTTCTGACTCATCAAAAAATGCCAGAGATTTGTCTCAGCGCTTCCACGACGAATGGAG ACGACGAACAGTCAAATCAGCAGAGAAAACAGCAGTGTTTATTATGTGGAAGATCGTCACATGATGTTGAAATAGTACAAACGCTGGAAACCCGAGAACATAACGTCATTCTGCTATCCTGTTTAATTATGGGCAGTGCTATTCAATTACATCGAGCAAGTAGAGTGTACCAGGAAATCCTATGCATCCGGAAATCACTCTGCAAACACCACTACGCTCAGGCT ATTGGATTTCTCAGGGAGGAGGTACGAAGTCTAtcggaaaattttccagaagaaggaATAGAACAACTTCCGTACAATGTTTTGACGGCTTTACTGCGACGAATACAATCTTGTGGAACCGAACTTGAT AAGTCCGTAATCCTTAGGGTCGACGAATTAGTTCAATTCTTCAACTATTGCTTGCCGAGCTACAAAGAACAGAACTCAGAATTTGGACCG GTAACATCAGATTCAAACGATTGTAAATCGGCACTTCAGTCATCCATTTCTCCTGTTCATCACAGTTTTCTTCCAA ACGTTGTTAAATATGAAAATCGATCGCAAAAGGACAACTTTCTTCTATCGAAACATACTAACAAGGTCACAACCCAAGAAATGCACCACACATGTGCAGTATGTGCTCGTCGTCGCCCTGAGACAGAGCTCCGTAATACGTCATTCTCGAACGACCAGAATATTATACTGTTGTCTTGTTTGGTAATGGGACGTACGGTTGAAATGGCTGTAGCTAGGAAAATTTACGATAGCATCAAACACAAGAGCAAATACATGTGCACAAAACACTATATAGATGCT GCGCGATTTATTTGCTCCGAGATCCAACGTGCATCTGGCAGCTTTCCGAAAGATGGCTTCCGACATGTTCGCGGCGATATAAGATTTAATTTCTTGTGGCGAGTTCAACAGTGCGGCGATCTCATTGAT aaaactATCGAACTCAAAGAAGAATGTTTGATACGTTTCTATAGCAAGTGCGATGCGAGATATCAAATAACACAAGAGTGGAATGAGCAAGAAGTTTCGCACAATAGAATGCCATACGCACAG caATTAACGCACGAACCACCTGCTGAACATGATCATGAAAAAACGGAATTATCGCTGAGCGTCTCCGAAAGAAGTTGCAAGCGAATAGCTAATTTTTCAG ATTTCGACTATAACCAACAAAAACGCTCCAAAGGGCCTTCCACCATTCATTTCAAAGATTCTAATGGTTGTAGTGACCAGAAACTGA GTCCTGTCGGCTCTATCTGTGATTTGGACTTTTGTCCACAAACTCGAGATGAATTTACGAATGAATGCGAAGCAGAGCCGTCCCGCATGTCATCGTCAAGTTACAGCTGTAGTCGAAATTTTGGTCAGTCACCATCTCCTGACAAATTTCTACAAGACGAATGGGACGGTTCATCTCCTACTGAACCTGTGGATATTCCATCAATATCTTCCCGTTTCCTAGGATTCAAAG AGAAAACCGATCGCCTTCTACAAGCAAATACTTTGTCGTTAGTTGATCTTGGACAGGCAATTGCGCAGCATGAATGTGGAGCTGAATATCAG GAATTCGTCACTGCTCGCCTTCGTGATGCCCGATTAAGCATCAGTGTAGCAAAAGCTCTTCAAATTGCCGCCACACAGGTGCCGCCGTGTTCACACTCGGCAACGCGTGCATTGCTTAATCTCGTGACTCAACAGTCAGACGTTATAGTAGGATTGACGTCCGTG GTGGACTCGATAATGCTTAATGTGAAGGACTTGAGATGTGAACTTGCTCGCGGTGGGAACAGCATAGTGAAATCGACCGAGAAAAAGCTCCCTGAGGTGACTCACCTTCATTACGAGAACCTAACAAGGCAATGGAACATTCCGCAAATAGAGCCATTCAAG GCAACAAATTTAAATGCTCTCATGGACGGCTGGAGACGATCCAATAGAGCACGTGACGACGACCACGTTTCCCATTGTGTTGATTTCTACCGACTGTACCTGGTTAAT GCGTGCGAGCCGAAACAGTTGATCCAGAATTACGCTTGCCGACAATCTGGCCGATGCGCTAAATCTGAACATTTGCAAGATCTCCCTGAGCAGATTGCACGCGTGCTTATCG AATGCTGCGTAGATGGTTTGCGATTGGGTGCAAGTGAACTCTTGATGACTGCGGATGAGATCAAGAAGAGTCCTACGAA atacTGGCGAGAACTTGGACCAACGGATGCAGTACGTTCAAAGGTCCTTAGTGATCGCAAGAAAGCCCGCGCTGAATGGGGAGCCCTGTGTAGAAGCGCTCTTGGACGTGCCCT TGCGGACGTGCGACAATatgtcttcaaaaattttaagctGGTACCAAGACCA AAGCGCAAAACAGTTGATCTTCCAAGCAGTTCGGGTTGA
- a CDS encoding hypothetical protein (NECATOR_CHRI.G669.T4), translating into MRCSYDRMGPTAQCAICLKEKSKHKMRLSPAEQPFSIIFLSSLARHRIDVATAIKLYEEWHHTRQHICIAHYVEIILFLGRELRQLLGVFPVNGLADVPENVMDDFVAHIRMYGTLLGHGMCLEKKHVSQFYGENWSKYHKDILKKVRRDKKTEDQQREFNEDIRAFITASSSMDQPCTSSNTAAVLASTSTDLTVPHSRAFDQFDPKPSTSYELSTSAMDLMGLLSASMTGLGAFPPFEEDSWRLTTCALCGVQSPELKLRRPPEFREYHLLLLSGLVMSNAVGIDVACHVYKDSSTRRTHYCKHHFVQAALCFGDEARKVCGQFPVRDFLVPIRVQSELLERIREICAKVDGSVVLSTDDLVRFYTDCQTRYYEEERWRVLQPPAEPIKSLGRSRKRNNMGNVQTNEESQQSGLPNKQSRIACDLSSSGKDRYCVCLICGMWTLKTECRINSSPPDQIAILLCCLVVGYGLPLDLARIIYQEMGGKNKRVCKRHYVQAGIHICYEIQTIWGQVPPRSFNILPCYIRLDLVKRFHECAGFINDQQGLTEEHLMRFYNDWQVRYRKETGWVDDDLWQFNEGGRQKSIAGANFLPIPWERRNNDLPQFIPEQQRRESLRKGMNELNDEHLEALQRCKCCICGEIRLIEHTGLAEAKDDQALLLLCCLVLHDQLSVEIATALYASCKQSVKRICHEHLVFVGGFLRAEYETRYGECTPNSLLNEPKAPKDELFARLVEISKQINIEHCLQRTSLSVFYSNFLSRYCVQNRNPKGHEKENDSEQDIYLCENTGVEENPFCPDEQTLKSELLRICGFPSTNGFSGRPENPQLLQGVDLTKQCEIVHEQSSAFTSSKDENTSARTVQYQTEVLNCSQGPSTSDQQTSHGRSDHAREVKTSHVADEKSSFCIEVSAADLLQQGVSCSDATMATNVYDTGQYPFEEFDDSSPSDQQGREANGNFAVHDNDLCSVESSDSYYPSVNTVSPSSFGTLRTSDISTRNGSAGCNLSTEILELSDEIKIMDTLHRSDPNKSVVDLASELGISTATLLSYLRSKDAILNETQLQCRLEICSALSLRNSREPFLSRIITYGEKVLCFEDRKRLSHLPVDAAPGIPSKKILLTVWWSASGLICHQFVRGDFEKMSVDRFSKQIAEVHRRIAARNSELANGLGPVLICDNPCPHITRVSTAKMYQCGFEILPYPSHAKDLLPSHYYFFQHLFKYMEHKDYANYLEMAAQAWILLCGASSGNSNGFSEVSSKIMDEFTAQIKTYETALRHNVRLEKKDVVKFYDENWSKYRKEIQKLLRTMNDKEKEQKHEIQEVQMMSWSYGCVLHTFAPSPTISCSPLKGMVRCALCGNERSHASSFTNASELSSTIILLSCLTKYNTINENSARKLYNDMRNAPQRICKGHYIEAIKFLRKEIEELWNDFPLNKLEDVPYHVIDNVIENMRPYCLKLDAKARMERGKLVAFHNDCMVKYDNEVLNNLLSQVGQGGMADLMHAPLCTQVYLQKPTTSSNSSRCLGIKGSALPWPDSPLHDSLLFNPPEEKPLQSKGISATNLLTHQKMPEICLSASTTNGDDEQSNQQRKQQCLLCGRSSHDVEIVQTLETREHNVILLSCLIMGSAIQLHRASRVYQEILCIRKSLCKHHYAQAIGFLREEVRSLSENFPEEGIEQLPYNVLTALLRRIQSCGTELDKSVILRVDELVQFFNYCLPSYKEQNSEFGPVTSDSNDCKSALQSSISPVHHSFLPNVVKYENRSQKDNFLLSKHTNKVTTQEMHHTCAVCARRRPETELRNTSFSNDQNIILLSCLVMGRTVEMAVARKIYDSIKHKSKYMCTKHYIDAARFICSEIQRASGSFPKDGFRHVRGDIRFNFLWRVQQCGDLIDKTIELKEECLIRFYSKCDARYQITQEWNEQEVSHNRMPYAQQLTHEPPAEHDHEKTELSLSVSERSCKRIANFSDFDYNQQKRSKGPSTIHFKDSNGCSDQKLSPVGSICDLDFCPQTRDEFTNECEAEPSRMSSSSYSCSRNFGQSPSPDKFLQDEWDGSSPTEPVDIPSISSRFLGFKEKTDRLLQANTLSLVDLGQAIAQHECGAEYQEFVTARLRDARLSISVAKALQIAATQVPPCSHSATRALLNLVTQQSDVIVGLTSVVDSIMLNVKDLRCELARGGNSIVKSTEKKLPEVTHLHYENLTRQWNIPQIEPFKATNLNALMDGWRRSNRARDDDHVSHCVDFYRLYLVNACEPKQLIQNYACRQSGRCAKSEHLQDLPEQIARVLIECCVDGLRLGASELLMTADEIKKSPTKYWRELGPTDAVRSKVLSDRKKARAEWGALCRSALGRALADVRQYVFKNFKLVPRPKRKTVDLPSSSG; encoded by the exons ATTTGACAGTTCCGCATTCACGTGCTTTTGACCAGTTTGATCCAAAACCTTCTACTTCTTACGAGTTATCCACATCTGCAATGGATTTAATGGGATTACTTAGTGCCTCGATGACAGGCCTAGGAGCATTTCCGC CTTTCGAAGAAGATTCGTGGAGATTGACCACTTGTGCATTATGTGGAGTCCAGTCCCCAGAATTAAAGCTGCGAAGGCCTCCAGAATTTCGAGAATATCATTTGCTCTTGCTCTCTGGATTAGTTATGTCTAATGCAGTAGGCATTGATGTAGCATGTCATGTTTACAAAGACAGTTCTACACGACGTACCCACTACTGTAAACATCATTTCGTTCAGGCA GCATTATGTTTCGGCGATGAAGCTAGAAAAGTGTGCGGTCAGTTTCCTGTTCGAGACTTCCTCGTACCAATTCGAGTACAATCTGAATTGTTGGAGCGTATCAGAGAAATTTGTGCAAAAGTGGAT GGAAGCGTAGTGTTGTCGACAGATGACCTCGTAAGATTTTACACCGATTGTCAAACTCGATattatgaagaagaaagatgGAGAGTATTG CAGCCGCCAGCAGAACCTATAAAATCACTTGGAAGATCAAGGAAAC GAAATAATATGGGGAATGTACAGACGAACGAGGAATCACAACAGAGCGG GTTGCCTAATAAACAATCGCGAATCGCTTGCGATCTAAGCTCTTCTGGGAAGGATAGGTACTGCGTTTGCTTGATATGCGGCATGTGGACTTTGAAGACTGAATGCCGCATAAACTCATCGCCACCGGATCAAATTGCGATCCTTCTTTGCTGCCTGGTAGTTGGTTATGGACTACCATTGGACTTAGCCAGAATCATCTATCAAGAAATGGGCGGCAAGAATAAACGCGTGTGTAAAAGACATTACGTACAAGCG GGTATACACATATGTTATGAAATTCAAACAATATGGGGCCAAGTTCCTCCAAGGAGCTTCAATATACTACCTTGTTACATTAGGTTGGATTTGGTGAAGCGCTTCCACGAGTGTGCTGGATTCATCAAT GACCAGCAAGGATTAACAGAAGAGCACTTGATGCGATTTTATAACGATTGGCAAGTCCGGTATCGTAAAGAAACTGGCTGGGTTGATGACGATTTGTGGCAGTTCAATGAAGGA ggaaGACAAAAATCCATTGCCGGTGCTAATTTTCTGCCAATACCAtgggaaagaagaaacaacgaCCTGC CTCAGTTCATTCCCGAACAGCAACGTCGTGAAAGTCTGAGGAAGGGAATGAA TGAGCTGAACGATGAACACCTTGAAGCCTTGCAAAGATGCAAATGTTGTATTTGTGGTGAGATTCGGTTGATAGAACACACGGGATTAGCTGAAGCAAAAGACGACCAAGCATTGCTCCTTCTCTGTTGCCTCGTGCTACATGATCAACTTAGTGTGGAAATTGCAACTGCATTGTACGCAAGTTGTAAACAATCGGTTAAACGGATATGTCATGAGCATTTAGTTTTCGTG GGTGGATTTCTTCGAGCTGAATATGAAACTCGCTATGGGGAATGTACACCAAATTCGCTACTAAATGAACCTAAAGCTCCCAAAGATGAACTGTTTGCACGTTTGGTGGAGATTTCGAAACAGATTAAT ATCGAACACTGCTTGCAAAGAACGTCATTGTCGGTATTCTATTCCAATTTTCTGTCGAGATATTGTGTTCAAAACAGGAATCCAAAGGGAcatgaaaaa GAGAATGATTCTGAGCAAGACATCTATTTATGTGAGAACACTGGTGTAGAAGAAAATCCGTTCTGCCCAGATGAACAAACGCTCAAATCTGAACTTCTTCGTATTTGCGGATTTCCATCAACTAACGGTTTCAGTGGACGTCCGGAAAACCCACAACTTTTACAag GTGTAGATTTGACGAAACAGTGTGAAATTGTGCATGAACAGTCAAGCGCGTTCACATCCTctaaggatgaaaacacttcTGCGAG AACCGTCCAGTATCAAACTGAGGTCCTCAATTGTTCTCAAGGACCATCGACTTCTGACCAACAGACTTCGCACG GACGTAGTGATCATGCGCGAGAAGTGAAAACCTCACATGTAGCGGACGAAAAATCTTCGTTCTGCATTGAGGTTTCGGCTGCAGATCTTCTTCAACAAGGTGTTTCCTGTTCTGATGCTACCATGGCAACAA ATGTGTACGATACGGGACAATATCCATTCGAAGAATTTGATGACTCATCTCCTAGTGATCAGCAAGGAAGAGAAGCTAACGG gaaTTTCGCAGTCCATGACAATGACCTTTGTTCTGTGGAATCCTCTGATTCCTATTATCCTTCAGTGAATACTGTCAGCCCCAG TTCTTTCGGTACTCTTCGAACAAGCGATATTAGTACAAGAAATGGATCAGCTGGATGCAATTTATCAACGGAGATATTAGAACTATCTGACGAGATTAAAATAATGGACACCTTACACAGATCTGATCCCAACAAAAGTGTTGTCGATTTGGCGTCAGAACTCGGCATCAGCACTGCGACATTACTCTCCTACCTCCGTTCCAAAGACGCTATCTTGAACGAAACGCAACTACAATGTCGACTTGAGATTTGTTCCGCGTTGTCGTTAAGGAACAGCAGAGAACCATTTCTATCAAGGATAATAACGTACGGAGAAAAAGTGCTCTGTTTTGAGGATCGAAAACGTCTATCACATCTTCCTGTTGATGCGGCTCCTGGAATTCCAAGCAAGAAAATCCTACTCACCGTTTGGTGGTCAGCGAGTGGTCTGATCTGTCATCAATTTGTGAGAGGAGATTTCGAAAAGATGAGCGTGGACCGTTTCTCCAAACAGATCGCAGAAGTTCACCGAAGGATTGCCGCAAGAAATTCGGAATTAGCCAACGGACTGGGACCTGTTCTAATTTGTGACAACCCCTGCCCACACATTACACGAGTCTCAACGGCGAAGATGTATCAGTGTGGTTTTGAGATTCTCCCTTACCCATCTCATGCTAAAGATCTTTTACCTAGTCATTATTACTTCTTCCAGCATCTCTTTAAATACATGGAACACAAGGATTATGCGAATTATTTAG AAATGGCAGCACAAGCGTGGATTCTTCTGTGTGGCGCATCTTCCGGAAACT CAAATGGTTTCTCTGAGGTTTCCAGCAAGATTATGGATGAATTTACCGCACAAATCAAGACGTATGAAACAGCCTTAAGA CATAATGTGCGATTGGAGAAGAAGGATGTGGTGAAATTCTACGACGAAAATTGGTCGAAGTATcgcaaagaaattcaaaaattgttgaGAACAATGAacgataaagaaaaagaacagaaacatGAGATTCAGGAAGTACAG ATGATGTCGTGGTCGTACGGAT GTGTTTTGCACACGTTCGCGCCCTCACCTACTATTTCGTGTTCACCTCTAaa GGGAATGGTTCGTTGCGCACTATGTGGAAATGAGCGATCGCATGCTTCTTCTTTTACAAATGCCTCAGAACTCTCCTCAACTATTATATTGCTGTCCTGCTTGACAAAATACAACACAATAAACGAAAACTCGGCCAGAAAACTTTATAATGATATGCGGAACGCTCCTCAACGCATCTGTAAAGGACACTACATTGAAGCG ATAAAATTTCTgaggaaagaaatagaagagttATGGAACGACTTTCCGTTGAACAAGCTCGAAGATGTCCCTTATCATGTGATAGACAATGTGATAGAGAATATGCGACCATATTGTCTCAAACTGGAT GCAAAAGCACGTATGGAGAGAGGAAAATTGGTGGCATTTCATAATGATTGTATGGTGAAATATGATAACGAAGTCTTGAATAACCTTCTTTCACAAGTTGGACAAGGTGGAATGGCTGATCTGATGCAT GCACCTTTGTGTACTCAAGTTTACTTACAAAAACCAACTACATCAAGCAATTCCTCTCGTTGCTTAGGCATCAAAGGAAGTG CTCTTCCATGGCCAGACTCTCCGCTTCATGATTCACTTCTTTTCAATCCGCCGGAGGAGAAACCTCTTCAATCTAAGGGAATTTCTGCCACAAATCTTCTGACTCATCAAAAAATGCCAGAGATTTGTCTCAGCGCTTCCACGACGAATGGAG ACGACGAACAGTCAAATCAGCAGAGAAAACAGCAGTGTTTATTATGTGGAAGATCGTCACATGATGTTGAAATAGTACAAACGCTGGAAACCCGAGAACATAACGTCATTCTGCTATCCTGTTTAATTATGGGCAGTGCTATTCAATTACATCGAGCAAGTAGAGTGTACCAGGAAATCCTATGCATCCGGAAATCACTCTGCAAACACCACTACGCTCAGGCT ATTGGATTTCTCAGGGAGGAGGTACGAAGTCTAtcggaaaattttccagaagaaggaATAGAACAACTTCCGTACAATGTTTTGACGGCTTTACTGCGACGAATACAATCTTGTGGAACCGAACTTGAT AAGTCCGTAATCCTTAGGGTCGACGAATTAGTTCAATTCTTCAACTATTGCTTGCCGAGCTACAAAGAACAGAACTCAGAATTTGGACCG GTAACATCAGATTCAAACGATTGTAAATCGGCACTTCAGTCATCCATTTCTCCTGTTCATCACAGTTTTCTTCCAA ACGTTGTTAAATATGAAAATCGATCGCAAAAGGACAACTTTCTTCTATCGAAACATACTAACAAGGTCACAACCCAAGAAATGCACCACACATGTGCAGTATGTGCTCGTCGTCGCCCTGAGACAGAGCTCCGTAATACGTCATTCTCGAACGACCAGAATATTATACTGTTGTCTTGTTTGGTAATGGGACGTACGGTTGAAATGGCTGTAGCTAGGAAAATTTACGATAGCATCAAACACAAGAGCAAATACATGTGCACAAAACACTATATAGATGCT GCGCGATTTATTTGCTCCGAGATCCAACGTGCATCTGGCAGCTTTCCGAAAGATGGCTTCCGACATGTTCGCGGCGATATAAGATTTAATTTCTTGTGGCGAGTTCAACAGTGCGGCGATCTCATTGAT aaaactATCGAACTCAAAGAAGAATGTTTGATACGTTTCTATAGCAAGTGCGATGCGAGATATCAAATAACACAAGAGTGGAATGAGCAAGAAGTTTCGCACAATAGAATGCCATACGCACAG caATTAACGCACGAACCACCTGCTGAACATGATCATGAAAAAACGGAATTATCGCTGAGCGTCTCCGAAAGAAGTTGCAAGCGAATAGCTAATTTTTCAG ATTTCGACTATAACCAACAAAAACGCTCCAAAGGGCCTTCCACCATTCATTTCAAAGATTCTAATGGTTGTAGTGACCAGAAACTGA GTCCTGTCGGCTCTATCTGTGATTTGGACTTTTGTCCACAAACTCGAGATGAATTTACGAATGAATGCGAAGCAGAGCCGTCCCGCATGTCATCGTCAAGTTACAGCTGTAGTCGAAATTTTGGTCAGTCACCATCTCCTGACAAATTTCTACAAGACGAATGGGACGGTTCATCTCCTACTGAACCTGTGGATATTCCATCAATATCTTCCCGTTTCCTAGGATTCAAAG AGAAAACCGATCGCCTTCTACAAGCAAATACTTTGTCGTTAGTTGATCTTGGACAGGCAATTGCGCAGCATGAATGTGGAGCTGAATATCAG GAATTCGTCACTGCTCGCCTTCGTGATGCCCGATTAAGCATCAGTGTAGCAAAAGCTCTTCAAATTGCCGCCACACAGGTGCCGCCGTGTTCACACTCGGCAACGCGTGCATTGCTTAATCTCGTGACTCAACAGTCAGACGTTATAGTAGGATTGACGTCCGTG GTGGACTCGATAATGCTTAATGTGAAGGACTTGAGATGTGAACTTGCTCGCGGTGGGAACAGCATAGTGAAATCGACCGAGAAAAAGCTCCCTGAGGTGACTCACCTTCATTACGAGAACCTAACAAGGCAATGGAACATTCCGCAAATAGAGCCATTCAAG GCAACAAATTTAAATGCTCTCATGGACGGCTGGAGACGATCCAATAGAGCACGTGACGACGACCACGTTTCCCATTGTGTTGATTTCTACCGACTGTACCTGGTTAAT GCGTGCGAGCCGAAACAGTTGATCCAGAATTACGCTTGCCGACAATCTGGCCGATGCGCTAAATCTGAACATTTGCAAGATCTCCCTGAGCAGATTGCACGCGTGCTTATCG AATGCTGCGTAGATGGTTTGCGATTGGGTGCAAGTGAACTCTTGATGACTGCGGATGAGATCAAGAAGAGTCCTACGAA atacTGGCGAGAACTTGGACCAACGGATGCAGTACGTTCAAAGGTCCTTAGTGATCGCAAGAAAGCCCGCGCTGAATGGGGAGCCCTGTGTAGAAGCGCTCTTGGACGTGCCCT TGCGGACGTGCGACAATatgtcttcaaaaattttaagctGGTACCAAGACCA AAGCGCAAAACAGTTGATCTTCCAAGCAGTTCGGGTTGA
- a CDS encoding hypothetical protein (NECATOR_CHRI.G669.T2), which yields MVRCALCGNERSHASSFTNASELSSTIILLSCLTKYNTINENSARKLYNDMRNAPQRICKGHYIEAIKFLRKEIEELWNDFPLNKLEDVPYHVIDNVIENMRPYCLKLDTRICGIYI from the exons ATGGTTCGTTGCGCACTATGTGGAAATGAGCGATCGCATGCTTCTTCTTTTACAAATGCCTCAGAACTCTCCTCAACTATTATATTGCTGTCCTGCTTGACAAAATACAACACAATAAACGAAAACTCGGCCAGAAAACTTTATAATGATATGCGGAACGCTCCTCAACGCATCTGTAAAGGACACTACATTGAAGCG ATAAAATTTCTgaggaaagaaatagaagagttATGGAACGACTTTCCGTTGAACAAGCTCGAAGATGTCCCTTATCATGTGATAGACAATGTGATAGAGAATATGCGACCATATTGTCTCAAACTGGAT ACACGGATTTGCGGCATCTACATTTGA